The genomic DNA GCGCGTGGGTTTGTCGACCACGCAGGTTGCAGCGCTTTCGCTTTGGGCGAAACAAACGGCCTCGCCGCCTCACAGCCCCAGGGCTTTGGCCGCGGCTTCGTACTCTTCCGGCCGGACATAGATGATGTAGCCGTAGCTGCCCCTGCCGTCGGAAACGCCGTTGGAAGCATAAATGTTGATGTTGGCTTCGTACAGCTTCTCGTGCACTTCGGCGAGCGCGCCCAGTTTATCATCGCCCTGCGCCAACAGAGCGCGATGCGGGCCGTCCAGGCCGAAGCCGGCTTTGCGCGCGGCATCCATGAACTGCGGGGTGTGCTCGGGAAAGAGGGTGAGTTGGGTGCGCATCGGGCCGGTGGGAATCGCGGAAAAGGCGAGCAAATTGACGCCTAACTCCGCAAGCTGGGAGAGCAGTTTGTAGGCCTCGCCCGGCTGATCTTTGACCGTCGCGTAGAGGTAATCAACGCGTCTGATACTGAAGGACATGGCTCAAACTCCTGAAAGGGTTTCACGGAACAACCTGGTCGGCAGGAATCTACAAAAAGCCGCACAATGAAGCATGCGTTTTTTTCCGCTGCGGCTGTGCTCACTGCACCGCAAAGACCGCGCGCGCCGGCTCGGGCATGCCGAGTTGCACGCCGCGCGCGCCCGGCGAACAACCGCCGACGGTCAGCCGGAACTGGCCGGGTTCCAGTCTCTGCTCGCCGGCCTCGTCCACCAGCATCATGTGTTCCGGCGTGATGGTGAAGGTCAGGGTCTTGCTTTCGCTCGCTGCCAGCGCGACCCGCTGAAAGCCGATCAGCTTATGCTGCGGCACGGTCACCGTTGCCTGCAAATCGCTCAAGTAGAATTGCACCACTTCTTCGCCCGGCCGGTTGCCGGTGTTGGTCACCGTGATTTGCAGCGGCAAGGACTCGCCGGGAGCAATGCGTGCGCGTGGCAGCCGCAGATCGTGATAGGCAAATTGCGTGTAGCTCAGGCCATAGCCAAAGGGATAGAGCGGCGCGGCGGTCAGATAGCGATAAGTGCGGCCCGGCATGCGGTAATCCTCGAATGCCGGCAACTGCGCCAGCGACCGCGGAAAAGTGATCGGCAGCCGGCCCGAGGGTGAAGCGTCGCCGAACAGAATCTCAGCCACGGCCTGGCCGCCGGCCTCACCGGGATACCACACAAACAAGATGGCCTGCACCCAATTCTCAACTTCCCCCAAAATGATCGGGCTGCCGCCGTGCAAAATGAGCACGATCTTCGCGCCCCGGCTTGACAATTTGCGGAGAAATTCGACTTGAACCGGCGGCAGCGCAAGATCCAACCGGTCACCGCGATCCGGTGAAAGAATCGCTTCGCCCTCTTCGCCCTCCAGCAGCGGCGAAAGGCCCAAACATGCGACCACGACTTCGTTGGCCGCCGGCGTGTAAAAGGCCCAATCCTGCGGATTCACGCTGGGCGCGTGCAACTGGGTGCCCACGAGATAGGTCACGCGCATGCCTTCCGGCGCCCGTCCGGCAATGCCTTCAAGAATGGTGGTGAGGTTGTCATTCAATCCAAAATAATTGCCCAGCAGCGCATCGACACTCGCCGCGTTCTGGCCGGTCACCAGAATCTTGCGCGTGTCCGGCCGGATCGGCAAAAGCTGGTCTTGATTTTTGAGCAGCACGATCGCTTTGCGCGCCGCCTCCAGCGCCAGGCTGCGGTGTTCCGCGCTGCCGATCACGCTGGGTGGAATGGCGGTATAGGGCACCATTTCCGGCGGATCGAACAGGCCGAGCTTGAACCGCGTGCGCAGTGTGCGCGCCAGCGCGCGATCGAGATCCGCTTCAGCCAGCAAACCGCGATCAATGGCCTCGCCGATTTTGTCGTAGGTCACGCCGCAGCTCAGGTCGCAGCCGGCCTGGAGCGCCAGCGCCGCAGTTTCCACCGGGCCTGGCGTGAAGCGATGGCGGGCATGGATGTCTTCCAGCGCCCAACAATCGGACACGACGTGACCCTCGAATTGCCACTGGCCGCGCAGAATTTCCACCAGCAGCCGTTGACTGGCACAGCACGGCTCGCCGTTCACGCGATTGTATGCCGCCATCACTGCCTCGACGCCGGCTTCCGTCACCAGTTTTTTGAACGCAGGCAAATAAGTGTCGTGCAAGTCGCGCAACGACACTCGGGCATCGAAATGGTGGCGGTCTTTCTCCGGACCGCTGTGCACCGCAAAATGCTTGGCGCATGCTGCGGCTTTGAGATAGCGGGGATGATTGCCCTGCAAGCCGCGCACAAACGCGGCACCCAGTTCGCCGGTGAGAAAGGGATCTTCGCCATAGGTTTCCTGGCCGCGGCCCCAGCGCGGATCGCGAAAGAGGTTGATGTTCGGCGACCAAAACGTGAGGCCTTGATACTGGCCGGTAAAACCGCGGCGCCGCACCGTTTCGTGAAATTTGGCGCGGGCTTCATCGCCGATGGCGGCTGCGACCCGCTGCAGCAAGTCTACGTCCCACGTGGCCGCCAAGCCGATGGCTTGCGGAAACACGGTGGCGCGGCCGTTGCGCGCGACGCCGTGCAAAGCTTCACTCCAATAGTTGTAGGCGGGAATGCCGAGGCGCGGCACTGCCGGTGCCTCATGCAGCATCTGACTGATCTTTTCGGCGCGCGTCATGCGGGAGAGCAAATCCTGCACGCGCTCGGCCAGCGGACGCGCCGGATCGAGATAAGGAGGAGAGTCTGTCATCATTGCTTGGCCCTGGCAAAAGGCGATGAGCGGCAGGAGCAGCACAAGCAGCGCCGGAAGCAGGCCGGGGCAGCGGAGAAAGTGGCGGCGCATCTTTCAAGCTCCGGCATAAGTTCGCAGCAAGGTGGCGCCAGTTACGGCCGTCACGGCAAATTCGCCCAGGGCCGCGGGCAGCAACGTGAAACGCACGGCAGCGAGCGTCATGCGATTGATGCGGACCTCTCCCGCAATCACGCCCCAGATTTCCAGACTCTCGCCGTTGCAGGCGCCGGTGAAAGTCGCACCCGCGGCCATCTGCACGCGCTCGGTCACGAAGTATTGATTCGCACACAACCGCCAGCGCCGCACGCCCTTCTGCTCCGCAACCAGCTCAGGTGGCCGCAGGCCCGGCTCGACTTGCGCGAAGTTGATCACGGCCATCGCCTTTTCGAGGTGCAATGGCCGCGGCCGGCCATCGTCTCCGACGCGGTTCCAATCATACACACGATAGGTGGTGTCGGAATTCTGCTGAATTTCCGCGATCAGCAGACCGCTCATGATCGCATGCAGCGAGCCGGCCGGCACGCAGATGTGATCGCCCGCCTTGACCGGCAGCCGGTGCAGGAACGGCTCCAGCCGGCCGGATTCGACTGCCTGGCGAAACGCCGCGGGCGTGGTGCCGGCTTTGACACCCAGGATCAACTCGGCGTTAGGCGCGGCCTGCAACACGACCCACATCTCGGTTTTGCCAAGCTCGTTGCCCTCGTGCGTGCGCGCGAAATCATCGCTGGGATGCACCTGCACCGAGAGCGGGAGATTGGCATCCAACAATTTGATGAGCAGGGGAAACTTCTGCCGCGCCTGCGCCCAGGCACAATTGCGGCCGATCAAATCCAGGCCCAGCTCGGCATGCAGATCGGTGAGCAAACGGCCGGCGCAAGGGCCGTTGTCAACGGCGGTCACGCCGTTTTGATGTCCGGAGATTTCCCAGCTTTCGGCGACCACGCCGTGCGGCGGCAGGATGCGCCCCAGCCGTTCGAGATTCCGGCCGCCCCAGAGATAATGTTTCAACACGGGAGTAAAGGTCAGAGGATAAAGGGAGTCTGCCATACGCTGCAATCCTCAAGAAGAAATGGTGCAAAATCAAAAACCCCATTGCCGCCGGGAAGATAGCAAATGGGATTTTCATTTCAGAGAGGATTTTCAGCGGTGTCTGTCTTCCTTCGACCGCTGCGCGCGAGTTGTCCGGGTTGGGGGTTTTGTAAATTGCCAGGCGATGTGCCTGGGTCTTCGCGAGATCCTTTGCAGCATGTCTGCTCTTGGGTGGGCTGTACTTCTCACTGAAGAAACAAAGCTGTTCACGCAAAGCCGAAACGGTTCTGCGAAGAAGAACTTTGCGGGTTCTTTCCGTTTTGGCGGCTTGGCGTGAGGCTTTGCCTTTGGGTTCTGGCTCGTTCGAGTTATGCGTTCAGCTTTTTGGAAATCACAGCCATTTGAGCCACGGAGGCGCTGGGATCGCAGAGTTGCAGCATCAAAAAAACGCCGTCACCTCATTCCAGGTGGGCGAGCGGCGCGGCAAAGGCGTCAGTCAGCGACTTCACCTGCAGGCTGCGCTCGAAATCGGCCAGCGCGATCTTTCCCTCTGTTTGAAATTCGACGGTCACCGGCCGGCCCGGCACGAGATGAAAATAGTTGTCGGTGAAAAATCCCTCATGCTCATCCGCGGTGAGGAAGACATGGCTGGCAAATTGATCCGCGGCCAGCGTGATCTGGAAGCCGTTCGCTGTCGCAGTCACCTGCTTGCTGATTTGGGACGAGGGCAGGCGCAACTCCTTCACTGGCTTGAAGAGCAGCGTGTTCGCCGACAGGACTTCCCCGTTCGCAGCGTGCAGCTCGGCGAGCAGGAAAGCGCGCTGTTCCTCCCCGGCCGGCAGCCATTCATTCTTGTTGAAGGAGAAGTAGTTCGTGCTGCTCAAGGCTCTCACCCACACCGGCCTTTCTTCCTGCCGTAAAACCTTGCCGTTGAATTCGATCAGACTGAGATGCAGCGTCGCCGCCACCGGTGCGCGCTCGTCAGAGACGATATACACTTCAACCTTTGTGCTGTCATGATGTGGGCTGACCAGAATCGGACTGAAGAAGCGGCGGGCGAAGTAATGCAGCGCCTTCCACCGGCCGTAGTAGTCAAGCGAGGACCACGAGGCCACGGGCCAGCAGTCATCGATCTGCCAGTACAACGCGCCCATGCAGCGTGGCCGCAGCCGGCGCAGATGCTCGGTGCCGAGCTTGAGGCCTTCCGCCTGCACAATCTGGCTGACGTACAAAAATGAGGCGAAATCTGTGGGCTCGGGAAATTCGCGCAGCGTGTAGGTGCGAATCAATTCATTGCCGCGGCCGTGCTTCTGGTGGGTCACCATCACCGGCGAGGCCAGGTCATAGTCCTCCGGCAGCGCGAATTGCTTGATGGTTTTGAGCTGCGGGAAAGACTGGAAACCATATTCGCTCATGAAGCGCGGGGTCTGCTGCAGATAAGCGGCAAAAGGTTCGGCGCCGTGCCACACGCCCCAATAGTGCATGTCACCAGAGTTGGGCGAGCCGGGCCAGTCCTCCTGATTGTAGGAAGTGGGCGAACTGGGCCAGTAAGGCCGCGCGGGATCATACGTGGCGCACACTTTGGGCAACACGCCGTGGAAGATTTTCAAATAATCCTGCCATACGCTGTCCGGGCATTGCTGCTGCCAGCCCCAGCCCTTCCAGCCGGCTTCGACTTCGTTGTTGCCGCACCACAACACGAGGCTGGGATGATTGCGCAAGCGCTTGACCTGATGAATCGCTTCCTGCTCGAGGTTGGCCAGGTCCGCGGGCTGCGCCGGATACATCGAACAGGCGAACATGAAATCCTGCCATACCATGAGGCCCAGCTCATCGCACAGTTCATAGAATTTTTCGTTTTCATAGATGCCGCCGCCCCACACCCGCAGCATGTTCATGTTGGCCTCTTGCACGGCATGCAGCAACTTCGCATAGCGCGCGGCGTCGATGCGATTCAGGAAATTGTCGGCGGGAATCCAGTTGCCGCCCTTGGCAAAAACCGGCACGCCATTGACGACGAACTCGAAACTGCGGCCCCAGGCATCCGGTTGCTGCCATAATTCCACCGTGCGCAAGCCCACGCGGCGGGAGGCCTGGCCAACGTTTTTGCCGCCCGCCTGCAACTGTGCGTGAATCGTGTACAGCGGTTGCTCACCCATGCCGTTGGGCCACCACAGCCGCGGGTTCGCAATGGTGAAGTCGAGGCGATGCGTTTGCACGCCGGGGGTCAGCTCGCAGCGGACGGTTTGCGGCGGAAAAGCATTCTCCGCCGAGGCAATTCTGATCTCAGCTTGCTGCGGCCGCGTGGCATGAATCTCGACCGCGGCGGTGAGGCGTGCGCTCTTTTCGGTGAGTTGATTTTGGATGATTTGCAGATCAACGACGCGGGCTTCCTCCCACGCCTCCAACAGCACCGGCTGCCAAATCCCGCTGGTGACGAAGCGCGGGCCCCAATCCCATCCGAAATGATAAGGCGCCTTGCGGGTGTAGGGGCTGGTCTTCTCGCCGTGATCATTGACCGCGGGCAATTGATAACTCAACTGCGCCATGCGCGGCAACACTTCGTTGATGGGCGAGCGGAAATGCACGCGCAGGGTGTTTTCGCCGGCGCGCAGCAGGGATTTGCAGGCCACGCGCCATTCGCGGAACATGTTGTCGGCGCGCAGAATCAGCGAATCATTCAAAAAGACGTCGGCATAGGTATCCAATCCGGCAAACACGAGCTCGACGTTCTCGCGCTGGCGCAGGCCGGCGGCAACCGTGAAGCGGGTCTGATATTCCCAGTCGGTTTTACCGATCCACTGCAATGTGCTTTCGTTGTCGCGATAGAAGGGATCTGCAATCAAGCCCTGGCGCAACAAATCGGTGTGCACCTCGCCCGGCACCTGCGCGGGGTACCATTTCTCCTCACCGGCCTGGCGGAACTGCCAGCCTTGATCGAGTTTCATTTCGCTGAATCCTTCCGGTTGCTCGCACGTGGAAAAAAACATCGCTGAAACCAGCGCTGCCAGCGCAGCAATGCGCCGTCGTCTTGCCGATCGCATGTGAGGCTCCCGTGGTAATAGGCGTCTGCCCGGGAATGTTCCAACCTCGGCTGAGCCGAGGTTGACAAAACTTCGAACACCGCAGCAACTCCAAGGTCCTTAATGCAACGGCCCAGCCGTTGCAGGAACACTTTGCCAGAAGGCTGCGATTTCGGGGGGACACCGATGGTTCACGCCAAGATCGCATCGATTGCCGCCAGCTCGGCTGCGGCGAAATGGAGATTCTGCAGGGTCTGCAGGTTCTCCTGCAATTGCGCCGGCCGGCTCGCGCCGATGAGCACGGAGGTCACGGCGGGGTGGCGCAGAATCCACGCCAGCGCCATTTGCGCCAGCGTCTGGCCGCGCTGCTGCGCCAGCTCATTCAATTTTTTCACCTTCTCGATTTTTTCGGTGGTGACTTGATCCGCCTTCAAAAAGCCCGTGGGTTTGGCGGCGCGTGAGTCCGCCGGAATGCCGGACAAATAACGCGCGGTGAGCAGACCCTGCGCCAGCGGTGAAAAGGGAATGCAGCCGAGGCCCTGCTGCGCCAGCAGCGCGAGCAGGCTTTCTTCCACCCAGCGATTGAACATGTGGTACACCGGTTGGTGAATCAAACAGGGCGTGCCGAGGGCGCGCAGGATTTGGTCGGCGCGGCGGGTTTGCTCGGTGCTGTAGTTGGAAATGCCGGCGTAAAGCGCCTTGCCCTGGCGCACGGCGTGATCCAGCGCCATCATGGTTTCTTCAAGCGGGGTTTCGGGATCCGGGCGATGGCTGTAGAAAATGTCAACGTAGTCCAGTCCCATGCGCTTGAGGCTTTGATCGAGGCTGGCCAGCAAGTATTTGCGTGAGCCCCATTCGCCGTACGGGCCGGGCCACATGAGATAGCCGGCCTTGGTGGAGATGATCATCTCGTCACGGTAGGCGGCCAGATCTTCTTTGAGAATTCTGCCGAAATTGCTTTCGGCCGAACCCGGCGGCGGGCCGTAGTTGTTGGCCAGGTCAAAATGCGTAATGCCGCTGTCAAACGCCAGCCGCACGAGGGCGCGGGTGTTTTCCAGTGGATCGACGTCACCGGCGTTGTGCCACAGGCCGAGCGAAATCGCAGGCAGCTTCAGGCCGCTGCGGCCGCAGCGGCGATAGGTCATTTCTTGATAGCGATCGGGATTCGGTTGCGCGGGCATGATCATTTACCGTTTTTGTGTGCGAGCAACTCATTCGTGTCTGTCCACAAAAGTTCCATCCTCGACGAAGCTGAGACTTCCAAAATTTCGAGCACCGTGAAACGCTGAGATTCTCAATGCCGCGGCCCCGCCGTTGCCGCAGCCTTTCCCTGCAAAGGCGGCAATTTCGAACGGACACGAATCCGTTCATGGGAGAGCAAAAATACACAGCCCCGCACCGCCGCCAAAGAGAGTGACGCGTGCAGGGCTGCGAGGGCGAGGCTCACCGTGTGCAGGTGCTACCTTCCAGACTTCTGTGCCGGTGATCGGCGGAGAAGTCGCATCATCATCCCATTCGTTTGCGCAGGAATGCCGGCACGTCATAATCGGCGGGCGGCTCCGGCATCGGCACATATTCTTCTTCCAGCGGGCGGATAATCGGCTCGGCATGGCCGTTGTGGCCGTTTTTCTCGCGGCGCTGATAGGTCGGAATGTCGAGTTCTTTGACCGTGGTGTCGATGAAGCGCGGCAGCCGGCTTTGCCTGCCGTTGGCCGCGCCGCGGCTGTTGCTGCGAAAGCCGGTGGCAATCACGGTGACGCGCACGTCGTCGCGCATGCTTTCGTCGATCACCGCGCCGAAGATGACGTTGGCCTCACTGCCGGCGGCCTCGGAGACCACGCTGGCCGCGTCATTCACTTCATGCAGGGTCAAATCCGGGCCGCCGGTGATGTTGACCAGCACGCCGAGCGCGCCCGCGATCGACACGTCTTCGAGCAGCGGGCTGGAGATGGCCTGCTGCGCCGCGCGAATCGCGCGCTCGTCGCCATTGGCTACCCCCGCGCCCATGAGCGCGTCCCCCATCTCGCTCATCACGGTGCGGACGTCGGCGAAGTCGAGATTGATCAAACCCGGAATGGTGATCAAGTCGGAGATGCCCTTGGTGGCGTGCAGCAACACGTCGTCCGCCTGGCGAAAGGCCTCCACCAGCGGCGTGCCTTTGGGCACCACCGCGAGCAGGCGCTGGTTGGGAATGACGATCATGGTGTCCACCCGCTGCTTCATCTCCATCAGGCCTTCTTCCGCGCGCTTCCAGCGTTTGTTGCCCTCGAAGCTGAACGGTTTGGTGACGATAGCGACGGTGAGCGCGCCGAGATCCTTGGCGATTTCCGCGACAATCGGCGCGGCGCCGGTGCCGGTGCCGCCGCCCATGCCGCAGGTGACGAAAACCATGTCGCAGTCTTCGAGAATCTCCGCGACCATCTCGCGGTCTTCTTCGATGGCTTTGCGGCCGATTTCGGGATCCGCGCCCGCGCCCAGCCCGCGCGTGGTGGTTTTGCCGATTTGGACACGGTGCGTCGACTTGGACGTGTCGAGCGCTTGCACATCCGTGTTGATGGCGACGAAATCAACACCGGTCAAGCCCGCGGCAATCATACGATTGACGGCATTGCAGCCGGCGCCACCAACGCCGACCACTTTCATGCGTGCCGCCATCAAGCTGCCTTCATCGAAATTTAATCGTAGATTCATGGAGACTTCTCCTTGCTGGTAGTAGCTCCTCGCGGAGCCGCCGTTCGTCATTCCCCGGCCGTTGCACGCCAGGGGCGCTGCGACTGAGCTGGCGGGGCCGGTCAGGCCGCGCGATTTACCACTCCAAACCACCGCTTCATGCGGTCGGCAATCTTGTCGAACAAATGCGTCTCATTCGGGCTGGCCAGACCTTCAGCTTCGGCTTTATGCTGATAGCCGTAGAGAATCAAGCCCACGCCGGTGGCATGATTCGGCTTGTTCACTTCGGCGGTCACGGAATTCACGGTATTGGGCACGCCGAGTTTGACCGGCATGTCGAAAATCGATTCCGCCAGGTCGATGATGCCGGGCAGCATGGCGCAGCCGCCGGTCAACACTGCGCCTGCGGTCATGAGTTTGAAGTAATCGGATTTCTTCAGCTCATTGAGCGTGAGCTCCAAAATCTCCTCGACGCGCGGCTGGATGATGTCAATCAGCACCTGGCGCGAGACCTTGCGCGGCGGCCGGCCGCCGACGCCGAAGACTTCAATGGTCTCTTCGCGGTCATGGTCCACGTGCAACGCGGCGCCGTGCGCGATCTTGAGCAGCTCGGCGCGGTCGATGGGCGTGCGCAGGCCGTGCGCCAGATCATTGGTGATGTTTTTGCCGCCCAACCCGACGATGGCGGTGTGGCGGATGCAGCCTTCGTAGAACATCGCGATGTCGGTGGTGCCGCCACCGATGTCGAGCAGAGCCACGCCCAGATTCTTTTCGTCATCGGTCAGCGTGGCGAAGCTGGAAGCGAGCGGCTCGAGCACGAGATCCTGCACCACCATGCCGGCGCGCTCGATGCAGCGGCAGATGTTTTGCGCGGAGGTCACCGCGCCGGTGACGATATGCACTTCCGCCTCCAGGCGCACGCCGCTCATGCCGACGGGATCGTCGATGCCGCGCTGATCATCGACGATGAAGGCTTGCGGCAAAATGTGAATGATCTCGCGGTCAAAGGGCAGGGCCACGGCTTTGGCGGCATCGATCACCCGGCGCTTGTCTTCCTGGGTGATGACGTGATCTTCGCCGGTCACCGCCACCACGCCCCGGCCGTTGACGCTGCGAATGTGATCGCCGGCAATGCCGGTGTACACCGCTTGTATCTCCACGCCCGCCATGCGTTCGGCTTCGTCTTTGGCGCGCAAAATCGATTGAATCGTACGTTCGAGATTGATCACGACGCCGCGGCGCAAGCCCTCCGAGGGCGTGGTTCCCATGCCGATGATTTTGAGCTGGCCGTGCTCATCCACCTCGGCAATGAGCGCGCAAATCTTGGTGGTGCCAATATCCAGCGCGCAGATGTAATCGAGTACCATGGTCTCTCCTTATGGTCGTTGCTGATTGCCGGGTGTGCGCGGCTGTTCCCGCGCCACTGGCACCGGTAACCAGGTTTATCCCGCGACTCTCGTCACAACTTGGTTCTCAAAGCGCAAATCAATGGCAGCCAGCCGGCCGCCGTGCTCCGGCAGTTGCCGCAGCACGGTATCCAGACGCTCGCAGCGTTCGAGCCAGGCCTGGCGGCCCACATAAACCGGCACCCCATGTGAATAGAGATACAGAATCAATCCCCCGTTGGCCTGCAATTGAAATTCGGAAATGTCGTGATACATCACCGCATTCTGCTGCCGCAGCGTGCGGATGAATTCGCAGAGTTGCACGCCGGCAGCCGACAGCCGTTTGCCCTCTGCCGCAGGATCCAGCGCCGCGCCCGTCACCACCGGCAAATCCAGCCGGACGCCGGCTTCCACCTGCGGCAGCACTTCGCCATCAGCGGCGAGCGGCCACAAACCCTTTTGATTGAGCAGCGCCACCGGCTGCTGTTCTTTCACCCAGATCTCGACGGTCGAGGGATAGGCGCGGCTCACCTGCACTTCGCGCACAAAAGGCAGCGCTTCCAGGCGCGCTTCAATTTCACTGACGTTGATCTGAAACGTGCGCTCGCCCTGCGGCACTTGCGCCGTCTTGAGAATCGTCTCCGCGCTCAGCAGGACATTGCCCTTCACCACGACCTGCTGCACTTGAAAGCTGGCGTCGTGGCCCACCCAATTCTGCAGATGCAGGCCGCTGAGCATGAAGGTGGTTGCAAAGAAGAATGATTTGCCGTAGCGTTTTGCTGCCATGTCGTTCACCCTGCTGCGTTGAATCCCTGACACGCGAAGTTTGGGAGACCTCGGCTCCGCCGAGGTTGGAACCTTTTTGGGACGAACACTTGTTGCCTGCCGGCGATTCTCCACCTCTGCCATTGCCGGGTTCGCCGTTGCCTGGCATTCATTTTTTCAACAATTGCAGGCAAAGCTCGACGATGTCCTGCGCCGCGCGGGGCCGGGCCATGCGCTTCGCGGCGGCGGCCATCTCCGCGCGCCGGCCGGCATCGGCGGCCAGCGTGTGCAGCGTTTGCAACAAGCTTTCCACCTGCAGATCTTTTTCCAAAATCATCACCGCCGCGCCGGCCTGCGCCATCGCGCGCGCATTGAAGGTCTGATGATCCGCGGTCGCGAATGGGAACGGAATCAGCACCGCGGGCAGGCCGCAAGCGGCCAGTTCGAATATCGTCGAGGCGCCGGCGCGGCAGAGCACGAAATCCGCCAGAGCATAGGCCAGGCCCATGTCTTCGATGTAAGGCACGAGGCGCAGGCGCGGCGCGCCGGCGGCAAGCGGCGCAAGTTGCTCGAAGTGAGCGGGGCCGGTTGCCCACAGCAGTTGCAGCCCGTTGATTCCGGCCAGTTGCGGCAGCAGCGCGGTGATCACTTCGTTGAGGCGGCGGGCGCCCTGGCTGCCGCCAAACACCAGCAGGGTGGTCAAATTCGCATCGAGCTGCCAGGCGCGGGCGGCCGCCGCACGCAACGCCGGCGTGCGCTCGGGAAGCTGGCTGCGCACCGGATTGCCGACCACGTGCACGCGCTCCTGGCGCGGGAAATATTTGCGGCTCTCTGCAAAGCTGAGAAAGACCGCATGCGCGCGCCCGCCGAGCAGACGGTTGACCAGGCCGGGATAGTTGTTCTGCTCTTGAATCACGAATTTCCTTCCCATCAGCCAGGCGGCCAGCAGGGCCGGCCCGCTGACGTAGCCGCCGGTGCCGATGACGAGCTGCGGCTGAAATTCCCGGAACAACTTGCGGCATTGCCGCACGCTTTGCAGCAGATAGACCGGCACCATGAGATTGCTCAACGTCAACTTGCGCAGCAGGCCGCGCACCGGCACCACTTCCAACCGATGGCCGAGCTTCGGCAACACGCGGCTTTCGAGGCCCTGCGCCGTGCCGATGAAGAGTGTTTGCACCTGCGGCCGCTGCCGGGCAAAAGCCTCGGCCAGCGCGAGCGCGGGATAAAGATGGCCGCCGGTGCCGCCGCCGGCAAAGACCAGGCGCAAAGGTTCAGAGTCAACCATCGGATTTCTTGCGGTCACGATACCACTGCACGCGCGCCAGCGGCACTTTGGCCAGGCCGCGGCCCGGCCGGCTCGCACCGCTGCCCTGCGTTGAAATATTGAGCAAAACGCCGATGCCGATCAAATTCATGATGAGCGCGGTGCCGCCGTAGCTCACGAACGGCAGCGGAATGCCGGTGGTGGGCAACAGATTGGTGACCACGGACATGTTCACAAACGCGCCCAAGCCGATCGTGCAGGTGATGCCGAATGCGGTCAGCCGGCCGGCGGCATCAGGCGCCTGGCGCGCAATGCTGAAACCGCGCCACAGAATGACCAGAAACAGCACCACCACCGTCAGGGTTCCGATCAAGCCCAACTCCTCACCAATGATGGAAAGAATGAAATCGGTGAAGGGATCGGGCAGGAACAGGAGCTTCTGTTTGCTCTGGCCCAAGCCCACGCCCAGCAGGCCGCCGGTGCCGAGGCCGATCAGCGATTGCTTCACCTGCCAGGCGGGTTCGGCGTGGCCCATCAAAGAATCCACGAAAGCTTCGACGCGGCCGCGCTGATACGCGACCCGCGCCGTGAGCGCCAGCCCGGCCAATACCACCGAAGACGCCAGGGCAAAGAGATGCGACCAGCGCGCGCCCGCGAGAAAGAGCATGGCCGCCACCGTTGCCGCGATGATCAGCGCGGTTCCCAAATCCGGCTCGAGTGCCACGGTGATCACCACCACGCCGGCGAGCAGGAGCTGCGGCGCCAGGCCGTCGCCAAGTTTGCGAATATCGAGCTGGGGCTTGGCGAGATTCATGGCGAGATAGAAGATCAGGCCGTATTTGGCCAGCTC from bacterium includes the following:
- a CDS encoding glycoside hydrolase family 2 protein, whose translation is MKLDQGWQFRQAGEEKWYPAQVPGEVHTDLLRQGLIADPFYRDNESTLQWIGKTDWEYQTRFTVAAGLRQRENVELVFAGLDTYADVFLNDSLILRADNMFREWRVACKSLLRAGENTLRVHFRSPINEVLPRMAQLSYQLPAVNDHGEKTSPYTRKAPYHFGWDWGPRFVTSGIWQPVLLEAWEEARVVDLQIIQNQLTEKSARLTAAVEIHATRPQQAEIRIASAENAFPPQTVRCELTPGVQTHRLDFTIANPRLWWPNGMGEQPLYTIHAQLQAGGKNVGQASRRVGLRTVELWQQPDAWGRSFEFVVNGVPVFAKGGNWIPADNFLNRIDAARYAKLLHAVQEANMNMLRVWGGGIYENEKFYELCDELGLMVWQDFMFACSMYPAQPADLANLEQEAIHQVKRLRNHPSLVLWCGNNEVEAGWKGWGWQQQCPDSVWQDYLKIFHGVLPKVCATYDPARPYWPSSPTSYNQEDWPGSPNSGDMHYWGVWHGAEPFAAYLQQTPRFMSEYGFQSFPQLKTIKQFALPEDYDLASPVMVTHQKHGRGNELIRTYTLREFPEPTDFASFLYVSQIVQAEGLKLGTEHLRRLRPRCMGALYWQIDDCWPVASWSSLDYYGRWKALHYFARRFFSPILVSPHHDSTKVEVYIVSDERAPVAATLHLSLIEFNGKVLRQEERPVWVRALSSTNYFSFNKNEWLPAGEEQRAFLLAELHAANGEVLSANTLLFKPVKELRLPSSQISKQVTATANGFQITLAADQFASHVFLTADEHEGFFTDNYFHLVPGRPVTVEFQTEGKIALADFERSLQVKSLTDAFAAPLAHLE
- a CDS encoding class I mannose-6-phosphate isomerase, giving the protein MADSLYPLTFTPVLKHYLWGGRNLERLGRILPPHGVVAESWEISGHQNGVTAVDNGPCAGRLLTDLHAELGLDLIGRNCAWAQARQKFPLLIKLLDANLPLSVQVHPSDDFARTHEGNELGKTEMWVVLQAAPNAELILGVKAGTTPAAFRQAVESGRLEPFLHRLPVKAGDHICVPAGSLHAIMSGLLIAEIQQNSDTTYRVYDWNRVGDDGRPRPLHLEKAMAVINFAQVEPGLRPPELVAEQKGVRRWRLCANQYFVTERVQMAAGATFTGACNGESLEIWGVIAGEVRINRMTLAAVRFTLLPAALGEFAVTAVTGATLLRTYAGA
- a CDS encoding glycoside hydrolase family 3 C-terminal domain-containing protein; translated protein: MRRHFLRCPGLLPALLVLLLPLIAFCQGQAMMTDSPPYLDPARPLAERVQDLLSRMTRAEKISQMLHEAPAVPRLGIPAYNYWSEALHGVARNGRATVFPQAIGLAATWDVDLLQRVAAAIGDEARAKFHETVRRRGFTGQYQGLTFWSPNINLFRDPRWGRGQETYGEDPFLTGELGAAFVRGLQGNHPRYLKAAACAKHFAVHSGPEKDRHHFDARVSLRDLHDTYLPAFKKLVTEAGVEAVMAAYNRVNGEPCCASQRLLVEILRGQWQFEGHVVSDCWALEDIHARHRFTPGPVETAALALQAGCDLSCGVTYDKIGEAIDRGLLAEADLDRALARTLRTRFKLGLFDPPEMVPYTAIPPSVIGSAEHRSLALEAARKAIVLLKNQDQLLPIRPDTRKILVTGQNAASVDALLGNYFGLNDNLTTILEGIAGRAPEGMRVTYLVGTQLHAPSVNPQDWAFYTPAANEVVVACLGLSPLLEGEEGEAILSPDRGDRLDLALPPVQVEFLRKLSSRGAKIVLILHGGSPIILGEVENWVQAILFVWYPGEAGGQAVAEILFGDASPSGRLPITFPRSLAQLPAFEDYRMPGRTYRYLTAAPLYPFGYGLSYTQFAYHDLRLPRARIAPGESLPLQITVTNTGNRPGEEVVQFYLSDLQATVTVPQHKLIGFQRVALAASESKTLTFTITPEHMMLVDEAGEQRLEPGQFRLTVGGCSPGARGVQLGMPEPARAVFAVQ